From one Thalassospira lucentensis genomic stretch:
- a CDS encoding CbtB domain-containing protein, with amino-acid sequence MTTQTAAFAASKKSVLLPIIVCAVFGLAIIFVTGHVQAELLHDAAHDVRHATGFPCH; translated from the coding sequence ATGACCACGCAGACCGCGGCATTTGCCGCTTCAAAAAAATCGGTTCTTCTGCCGATCATCGTTTGTGCCGTTTTTGGCCTCGCGATCATCTTTGTGACCGGCCATGTTCAGGCTGAATTGTTGCACGATGCGGCACATGATGTGCGCCATGCAACCGGCTTTCCGTGTCACTGA
- a CDS encoding ArsR/SmtB family transcription factor, which produces MSQSKTKSRKVEIASARPVIAGAENGNDCQECDTAARLGLSTEQGEAVTRDASRATGHNLSLPDIEAAAKIFALLGDAGRLQLVLRCMEKPQTVGELAEASGMSQSLTSHHLRQLRDQRILASERNGRHIFYQIDDEHISRVVRDVFAHVTHD; this is translated from the coding sequence ATGTCACAAAGCAAAACCAAATCCCGCAAGGTCGAAATTGCCTCGGCGCGTCCCGTGATCGCCGGGGCTGAAAACGGCAACGACTGTCAGGAATGCGATACCGCCGCACGTCTTGGCCTTTCCACCGAACAGGGCGAAGCCGTAACGCGTGATGCGTCGCGTGCGACCGGGCATAACCTGTCGCTGCCCGATATCGAGGCGGCGGCAAAAATCTTTGCGCTTCTGGGGGATGCCGGGCGGCTGCAGCTTGTTCTGCGTTGCATGGAAAAACCGCAAACCGTCGGCGAACTGGCCGAGGCATCGGGCATGTCGCAATCCCTGACCAGCCATCACCTGCGTCAGTTGCGCGATCAGCGCATTTTGGCATCGGAACGAAACGGGCGTCATATCTTCTATCAGATTGATGACGAACATATTTCCCGTGTTGTTCGTGATGTCTTTGCCCATGTGACCCACGACTGA